TACTAATATAACTAACTCTCCTCAAAATGGCAACTTTTTCTCGAAACTTTTTTTCAACTTCTGTCACAACTGTTACATATTAAGGCTTTTGACCTTTCAATCTTTTTTTCTTTTCGCTGGGCATCGCCCACTTTACGGGTTTAAATTTATTCTTTGGTGATAAGAATTTGGATATAAACGAGGAGAAAGGCTATTAATAATAAGATGCTGGTGGCTGCTGCGGCATAACCGAAGTTAAATTGTCTAAATGCTTGTTGATATATATAGTAAGCGAGGATATTGGTGCTGTTGGCTGGGCCGCCGTTAGTCATAACGTATATTTGTTCAAAAGAGCGGAAGGTAAAGATGGAGGTGGTGATGATACAAAAAATTAGGGTTGGTTTTAATCCTGGGATGGTTATATATAAAAATTTTCCCAATGAATCTGCACCGTCTAGTTCGGCGGCTTCGTATCGTGATTTGGGGATGGCTTGTAATCCTGCTAGGAATACGACGAGGTTGAAGCCGATTTGTCGCCATGTACTGAATAAAATAATAATGGGCATTGCCCAGAGGGGACTATTGAGCCAAGAGATGGGGGTAATGTTTATTTGTTGAAGTAGTTGGTTAACTGGACCGTTGTTTTGGAATAGCCAACGAAATCCTAAGCCCATGGCAACGAGGGAGGTTATGGAGGGAATAAAGTAGCTGGTACGAAAGAAACTTCTAAGGATAATTTTTTGGTTGAGGAGAACGGCGAGAAGTAGGGGGATGATAATACTGGGGATGATGCTGGTGATGGAGAAGTAGATGGTATTGATGATAATTTGGGCGAAGTCGGAGTCAATGATTAGTCGTCGATAGTTATTGATTCCAATCCATTGGGTGGAGGTTAGGTTTCCATTGGTGAAGCTGAGATAGATTAGGTAGAGGATGGGGATAAAGAGAAAGATGGTGAGAAGAGTTAGGGCAGGGCTAAGGAATAACCATGGGGTGATTTTTGCTTTTAGTTTGTTAAGGCTCATGGTGTTGTTAAGGGTTACAATTCTCCCAAAATTTTGCGATTTGGGGGGCTTAATCGTTAGTAAATCCCCCCTAGCACCCCTTAATAAGGGGGGATTTCCTATGGTAGTGATTTATCCGAAATTAATATAGGAGGATAAAAGTTTTTATATTAAAAGGGCTAAAGCCCTTACTACGGAACTTATTATCAGTTTTTATCTTCCGCCTACGGTGATGGAGTCAACTTTGATATGGGGTTGTCCTACGGTTACATAGACGCTACCGCTTACGGAACCACAGAATCCTGCTGCTAGTCCTAAGTCTTGGGATGACATGGAGATTTTTTTCATGATTTCTTTGGCTTCTCCGATGAGGGTTGCTCCTTTTAGGGGTTTAGTTATTTTGCCGTTTTCGACTAGGTAGGCTTCGTCAACTCCGAAGTTAAATTCTCCTGTGGGGCCGACGCTTCCTCCGCCCATTTTTTTGCAATAGATTCCTTTATCAATGGAGGAGAAAAGGTTATCTAGGGTATATTCTCCGGGGGCAATATAGGTGTTGCGCATACGGGAGGCGGCAGCATAACTATAGTTACTTCTTCTGCCGCTACCTGTGCGGGGATGTCCTGTGCGTATGGATCCTGCTCTGTCGGCTATGAAGTTTTTGAGGATGCCGTTTTCGATGAGTAGGGTGCGCTGGGTGGGCATTCCTTCGTCGTCCATGTCGATGGTACCAAAGGCTTTGTCGGATAGTCCTTCATCCCATGCGGTGAGGTTTTCATGGGCTATTTTTTCTCCTTTTTTATCGATGAATGGGGTACTTTTTCTCTCGATTTGGGTGGTTTCGAGGAGGTGTCCACAGGCTTCGTGGAAGATTACTCCGCCGAATTGGTTTGCCATGATAATGGGATATTGTCCTGATTCGACGTAGTCGGCGTAGAGCATTTTTCCTGCGGATTCGGCTACTTCTTCGGCTACGTTTTGATAGTTCCACTGGCGGAGAAAGTCGGGGTTACTGGTGTCTCCGTCTCTTTTGCCTATGGAGGAGCGATTTTGTCCATCGGCGCATAGCAGGTTATAGCCTACGGATTGGGTTAGTCTGATGTCTCGGGCGAAAGTTCCGTCGGTGGAGGCGACTAATATTTCTTGCCAGTCTCTGAAGTAGGCGGCACGGCGCGATCGCACTTTAGAGGCTTTTTTTTCGATAAATTGATTGGCACTTAATAGGATGTCGCCCATTTCTTGCATATTACTGCATTGACTTAACCATGTGTCTTTATTTTTGAGGGTGGCGTAGTCTCTGAAGAGTTCGAGATTAATTTCGGGTATGAAGGCTGAACCTTGGGGAATGTTTAAACCAAGGATGGAGAGGGCTTTTTCTAGGGCTTGTTTTAATCCATTAAAGGTTAAATCGTTGGTACTAACGTAACAGTCTGCTTTTCCTCTAAATACTCTTACCCCTGCCCCTGTGGCTAGTCTGGGAGTAATGCTGGTGATGGTGTCGTCTTCGGCTAAACAGTTAATGTAGTTGGATTTTTCGAGGAAAAATTCTACAAAATCGGCTCCTGCGGCTCTACCCATGCCTAGTAGGGTGGAGAGGGGTTGTTGCCATGAGATGTCGAAGCGATCGCCCTTGGGCTGATATGATAGGTTAGGTATTTCTTTGGAAATCAATAGTGTTGGTGACATAGATTACGTTAACTGACTTTGTTAAATACCATTATATAGTTAGGAGTTATGTAAACTGTGGAGTTATGGAAGCAGGGAACAGGGAATGGGGAACAGGGAATAGTTAAATTTATTACACTGTCCATTTTGAAAATTTTAATTATCAATTGTCCATTGTTAATTGTCAATTATCCTCCCCCCTTGTCAAAAGAGTAAGGTATATAAGATAATAGTAGATTGTGTATAAAATTACTGTTATAGTAACTATAAGCTAAAACCATGGCAAGTAAAAAAGGCGTTCGCATTATCATTACATTAGAGTGTACGGAATGTCGTACCAATCCTGACAAACGCTCTAAGGGTGTATCTCGTTACACCACTATGAAAAATAGACGTAATACCACTGGCAGAATGGAACTTAAAAAATTCTGTACTCACTGCAACAAGCACACTATCCACAAGGAAATTAAATAGTTTAGTTTCCAGTTTTAATTTGAATAAATAAATAGTAAGTATTTAAAGATTAGATTATGGCTTATTTTCGCAAAAGATTATCTCCTATTCCTCCTAGTCAAGAGATTGATTACAAGGATTTAGAACTTTTACACAAGTTTGTAACTGAAAGAGGTAAAATGTTACCTCGTCGTATCACTGGATTGACTGCCCACCAACAAAGAGAGTTAACTAGAGCGGTTAAAAAGGCTCGTTTGTTGGCTTTATTGCCTTTTATCAACGTGGAAGGTTAATCTTTTGGGTGTTGGGTGTTAGGTTAATTTTTTCCAAAAGATTAGGGCATCTGCCCCAGTGGCTTGATAGTATTTTTTTCTTCTTCCTGCTAGGGCAAAACCAAATTTTTCGTAAAGTGCGATCGCACTTTGATTATGTTCACTAACTTCGAGAGTTGCTCTTTCTAACCCTTTTTCTTTTGCTTGTTTTAGTAATTTTTCTAATAACATTTTGCCTAATCCTTGTCTTTGAAAATCAGGATGAATGGCTAAAATGGTCACATGGGCTTCTTCTACAATTGCCCAAAAACAGCCTAAACCGATTATTTTTTCTTCATTTTTTATATCGGTAGTAATAATTAATAGGGTACTATTAGGGCTCTCTATTTCTCTTTTATAACCTTCTAAACTCCACAATCCACCGAAACAAATTTGATCTAATTCGATAACTTCTGATAAGTGTTTTTCGGTTAAGGGTTGCAGTTTTATAGTTGTTAATGACATAAATAACCTCGTTTAGGGATAATAATTTCGATATGGTAGGGGACGTAGCATGCTACGTCCGTACAGGCTTATGGTTGCAGGTTTAATTTTTTTATCCCTATTCCACATTTTGAGTAACTTCAAGATAAATATGATCAAGATTGACAGGTTGACGGGTAATAGAAGTTAAATTGATGTGATCAAAATACTTGATTAACTCCTCTAAGGGTAAAGTTTCAGGTAATAAAAAAGCTAAGTCTCCCCCATAGTAACGATGTTGAAAACCCTTTTCTTGAGCTTTGAGAATTGCCTTTTCCTCCTCATCAGTTTTAATGATAATAATTTCTTGGGCAGGAACTTTTTTCCTTAACTCTTCTAATGTCCCCTCCGCAATGATTTCACCGTTTTTGATAATCCCGATGCGATCGCACAGTTTTTGAGCTTCATCCAATAGGTGAGTAGTTAAAAGAATAGTCATTCCCTCTTCTCTCAAACTGGTGATTAACTGCCAAATTTCATACCTCGCCTCAATATCTAATCCCGTGGTGGGTTCGTCTAAAATCAATAACTTAGGATTATGAATCAACGCCACCGCAATATTAACCCTCCGTTGCATACCACCACTAAGGGTATCCACCGCATTATCTTTGCGATCTAATAAATTAACCCCTTGCAAACAGTGATTAATAGCCGATTTTAACTTAGTCCTTTTTAAACCGTAAATCTTGCCAAAAAAAGATAAATTTTCCGCACAACTGAGGCTCGGGTATAACAAATTTTCTTGAGGAGCTACACCCAATGAATACTTACTTTTAGCCGACAAATTTTCCCCATTAATATTTACAAGACCATCATCATAATTCAACAAACCGCAGATAATATTAATAGTAGTTGTTTTCCCCGCACCATTTGCCCCCAGTAAACCGTATATTTCCCCTTGTTTAATGTTGAGGTTTAAATCTTGTAAAACTGCTCGTTTTCCATAAAACTTAGTTAAATTTTTGATTTGCAACATTATCGATCCGAGAAAATAAACAATTCCATCATAATATCAGTTATGGCTACAGGGAATGGGGAATAGGCAATGGGCAATAAAATAATTGTCAATTGTCCATTGTCAATTGTTAATTCTTCACACCCTTATCCCGAATTGAGGTTAATTTATAATTATAAACTGTTCCCCGTTCCCTATTCCCTCAAAAAAAAAGAGCTAGTGGATCAAAGTCCAACTAGCCCAAATGATTGAGAATACACTTTATTAGGTAAATGACTGGGGATTACTGAAGAACCAACTTCACGTTAGCATTCTGTAAACCACGTTGTTTAACCTCTTCAAGGGTTTTATTAACGGCATATTTTTGATTAATGGAGTTAATTAACTCAGTTTGGTTATGTTTCTTAGCAACGCCCCAAAGATCTGCAATTAAATCAAAACTACCATCAGCATTACGAGACCAACCCAAATCGTACTCGCCTTCTAACACAGCGACGATGTCGGCACGAAGACGCTGACCATTGTAGCCACGTACATCTGCATCAGTTTTTACGTTGATACCGAGATCCCGTAAAGAATTGGTGAGGATTTCCGCAGAAGAGATTTTGGTGCGTAGGGTGCTAAAATGAGACATGGATGTTTCCTCCTAAGAGATTAAAGACAACTGTTTAAAAATTTGATAAGATATGCACTTTGAGTGCTTTTGTTAAAACTGCTAGTGAATCACTAGCCTTTCTCGGAAGTTCGGGGGACTACTCCTCCCCCACCCGATGAAAGCCTTTAAAATTCCAGTCGCTGATATTCAGCAACGGAAGCTGAAGCAGGTCTGGCTCTTTTTCTAGCCCAGTCTCGTAGTGCTGTTACCTGTTCAGTCATGGTGCGAGATAGGGGCAAAGTACATTTCATGGCGGCGATAATGTCTAGTTGGGTAAACTCTCGCTCTTGGGCGAAAGCCTCATACATAGCGGCAATGATTGCTTGTTCTATCTCGGCTCCAGAAAAACCTTCTGATACATTTGCTAGTTGTGCGAGATCAAATCTTTCAATCTCATTTCTACGGTTGGTTAAATGTATCTTAAATATTGCTTCACGTTCTTGAGCATTGGGTAAGTCAACGAAAAAGATCTCATCAAATCTACCTTTACGCAAAAACTCACTGGGTAATCTTTCGATACGGTTGGCGGTTGCCATTACAAAGACGGGGGAGTTTTTTTCTTGCATCCAAGTGAGGAATGAACCAAAGATACGGCTAGATGTGCCACCATCGGAGTCGGCAGACCCACCACTACCGGCAAAGGCTTTATCTAGTTCGTCGATAAAGAGGATTGCAGGGGAAATGGATTCAGCGGTTTTAAGGGCATTACGAAGATTGGCTTCAGATTTGCCTACGGTGGAACCATCATAAACTCTGCCCATGTCCAACCTGAGTAGGGGTAAGCCCCACAATCTTGAGGTTGTTTTGGCGATTAAGGATTTACCGCAACCGGGTACACCTAATATAAGCATTCCTTTTGGTTGGGGAAGTCCATACTCTCTAGCTCTTTCGCTGAAGGCATCAGAACGCTGAGTTAACCAGTGTTTCAGCTCTTCTAGCCCTCCCACTGCGTCAATGGTTTTGTCTTCCTCTACATAGTCAAGGATACCGTTACGGCGAATTAGCTGTTTTTTCTCGGAGAGGACGATTTCGACTTCTTCCTCGGTGAGTTGTCCTGCTTTTACTTGGGCTTTTCGATAAACTTTTTGGGCTTCATCGATGGTTAGTCCAAGGGCGGCACGAACTAATTTTTCTTTGACTTGGGGGAGAAGTTTCTTCTGGCGAGATTGCTGTAGAGCTTTATCTAATACGGTTTCTAGCTCGGAGGATTGGGGTAAGGGGAAATCCAACACCACAATGTCTTTTTCGAGTTCGATGGGTATTTTATGATAAGGCGACATCAAAATTATGGCTTTGTTTGTGCCTTTAAAGCTATAGATAGCATCTCTTAACCATCGGGTAACGGGGGGAGAGTCTAGGTAAGGGTGTAAATCTTTGAATATATAGATCCCGTCATCCTTTTGTCTGACTACCCATTCGATGGCCGCTTCTGGTGAAACTGTGTTATGTTGTACTCCCTGACGACCTTGGCTATTGTATTCTACAATGCCATGAGTTACTGTCCACACGAATACTCGGCTTTTTTGCTCTTTCGTTTCTTGATCTCTGGCGATACGGGCGATCGCACTTTCGGCTCTTTCTTCTTCAGAAGTCACTAGATAGATCAAAGGATATTGAGCTTTGATGAGAATATTTAACTCTTCTTTCATTATGCCGACCTCGATTTAGTTTCTCAGTGTACTCAAATCTTCTAGCAGGGAATTAACTCTTCTTGGTCTGATGAATCTTCTAACTGAACACTATCACCGATTAAGGGAAATTCCTCATCCACAACAGTAGGTTGATTTTTCAAGGAGACCATTTCACCATCACGCATCAACATGGGAGTGTCACATTCTGGACATACATGAATTTGGTGAGTCTTGCCATAACCTGCTTCAACTTCTTCCACGGTTTCCGGGTGTTTTAGATAAAAGTTAACGGCTTTTTCGACTAAGGCTGACATGGAGTCAGTGTCGATAGCTGCTTTTACTTTTAACTGTCGGTGCAGGTTTGGTGGTAAATATAGAGTAACTTTTTGCTTTTCTTGCATATTGGCTTATTTGATATGCCCAAGTGCTATGTGAACTACTTTAACTATTTTTTTTTATACTGTCAAGGCGTCATCCCATTTTGACAGCATAATTGTTACATTTCGTAACAATGTGAGGTAATTGGGGTAGAGTTGTTCTAAATTTTTGAACCTGATACCTAACACCTCAAACCAAGAACTAATTATCTTTTTTGCGTAACATCAGTTATTATTTTTGCTTGTCTAGTATCATCATCATTAATACTTAGTTCTATTTGTAAATAATGGGAAGGTAAATGGGGTAATAATTCTGACCATTCGATGGCGGTGATGCCTGGTTCAACTTCTATGCCTTCCCAATAGGTTTGTAGGTGTAGTTGTTTAATTTCTTCTGGTTGAAGGCGATATAAATCGATGTGATAGAGGGGTAAACGTCCTTCTAAATATTCATTGATTAAAGTAAAAGTGGGAGAGGCGATCGCACCTTGGATGCCCAAACCAACCGCTAAGCCTTGAATAAAAGTAGTTTTACCAGCTCCCAAATTCCCTCGTAATAAGATAACCGTATTAGGACT
Above is a genomic segment from Cyanobacterium stanieri LEGE 03274 containing:
- a CDS encoding carbohydrate ABC transporter permease: MSLNKLKAKITPWLFLSPALTLLTIFLFIPILYLIYLSFTNGNLTSTQWIGINNYRRLIIDSDFAQIIINTIYFSITSIIPSIIIPLLLAVLLNQKIILRSFFRTSYFIPSITSLVAMGLGFRWLFQNNGPVNQLLQQINITPISWLNSPLWAMPIIILFSTWRQIGFNLVVFLAGLQAIPKSRYEAAELDGADSLGKFLYITIPGLKPTLIFCIITTSIFTFRSFEQIYVMTNGGPANSTNILAYYIYQQAFRQFNFGYAAAATSILLLIAFLLVYIQILITKE
- a CDS encoding TldD/PmbA family protein; the protein is MSPTLLISKEIPNLSYQPKGDRFDISWQQPLSTLLGMGRAAGADFVEFFLEKSNYINCLAEDDTITSITPRLATGAGVRVFRGKADCYVSTNDLTFNGLKQALEKALSILGLNIPQGSAFIPEINLELFRDYATLKNKDTWLSQCSNMQEMGDILLSANQFIEKKASKVRSRRAAYFRDWQEILVASTDGTFARDIRLTQSVGYNLLCADGQNRSSIGKRDGDTSNPDFLRQWNYQNVAEEVAESAGKMLYADYVESGQYPIIMANQFGGVIFHEACGHLLETTQIERKSTPFIDKKGEKIAHENLTAWDEGLSDKAFGTIDMDDEGMPTQRTLLIENGILKNFIADRAGSIRTGHPRTGSGRRSNYSYAAASRMRNTYIAPGEYTLDNLFSSIDKGIYCKKMGGGSVGPTGEFNFGVDEAYLVENGKITKPLKGATLIGEAKEIMKKISMSSQDLGLAAGFCGSVSGSVYVTVGQPHIKVDSITVGGR
- the rpmG gene encoding 50S ribosomal protein L33 encodes the protein MASKKGVRIIITLECTECRTNPDKRSKGVSRYTTMKNRRNTTGRMELKKFCTHCNKHTIHKEIK
- the rpsR gene encoding 30S ribosomal protein S18, which gives rise to MAYFRKRLSPIPPSQEIDYKDLELLHKFVTERGKMLPRRITGLTAHQQRELTRAVKKARLLALLPFINVEG
- the rimI gene encoding ribosomal protein S18-alanine N-acetyltransferase, translating into MSLTTIKLQPLTEKHLSEVIELDQICFGGLWSLEGYKREIESPNSTLLIITTDIKNEEKIIGLGCFWAIVEEAHVTILAIHPDFQRQGLGKMLLEKLLKQAKEKGLERATLEVSEHNQSAIALYEKFGFALAGRRKKYYQATGADALIFWKKLT
- a CDS encoding ABC transporter ATP-binding protein, with the protein product MLQIKNLTKFYGKRAVLQDLNLNIKQGEIYGLLGANGAGKTTTINIICGLLNYDDGLVNINGENLSAKSKYSLGVAPQENLLYPSLSCAENLSFFGKIYGLKRTKLKSAINHCLQGVNLLDRKDNAVDTLSGGMQRRVNIAVALIHNPKLLILDEPTTGLDIEARYEIWQLITSLREEGMTILLTTHLLDEAQKLCDRIGIIKNGEIIAEGTLEELRKKVPAQEIIIIKTDEEEKAILKAQEKGFQHRYYGGDLAFLLPETLPLEELIKYFDHINLTSITRQPVNLDHIYLEVTQNVE
- a CDS encoding DUF1257 domain-containing protein — encoded protein: MSHFSTLRTKISSAEILTNSLRDLGINVKTDADVRGYNGQRLRADIVAVLEGEYDLGWSRNADGSFDLIADLWGVAKKHNQTELINSINQKYAVNKTLEEVKQRGLQNANVKLVLQ
- the ycf46 gene encoding stress-responsive protein Ycf46, which gives rise to MKEELNILIKAQYPLIYLVTSEEERAESAIARIARDQETKEQKSRVFVWTVTHGIVEYNSQGRQGVQHNTVSPEAAIEWVVRQKDDGIYIFKDLHPYLDSPPVTRWLRDAIYSFKGTNKAIILMSPYHKIPIELEKDIVVLDFPLPQSSELETVLDKALQQSRQKKLLPQVKEKLVRAALGLTIDEAQKVYRKAQVKAGQLTEEEVEIVLSEKKQLIRRNGILDYVEEDKTIDAVGGLEELKHWLTQRSDAFSERAREYGLPQPKGMLILGVPGCGKSLIAKTTSRLWGLPLLRLDMGRVYDGSTVGKSEANLRNALKTAESISPAILFIDELDKAFAGSGGSADSDGGTSSRIFGSFLTWMQEKNSPVFVMATANRIERLPSEFLRKGRFDEIFFVDLPNAQEREAIFKIHLTNRRNEIERFDLAQLANVSEGFSGAEIEQAIIAAMYEAFAQEREFTQLDIIAAMKCTLPLSRTMTEQVTALRDWARKRARPASASVAEYQRLEF
- a CDS encoding CopG family transcriptional regulator, which translates into the protein MQEKQKVTLYLPPNLHRQLKVKAAIDTDSMSALVEKAVNFYLKHPETVEEVEAGYGKTHQIHVCPECDTPMLMRDGEMVSLKNQPTVVDEEFPLIGDSVQLEDSSDQEELIPC
- the tsaE gene encoding tRNA (adenosine(37)-N6)-threonylcarbamoyltransferase complex ATPase subunit type 1 TsaE; translation: MGEKTILLANEQETRKLGQTLADDLSPNTVILLRGNLGAGKTTFIQGLAVGLGIQGAIASPTFTLINEYLEGRLPLYHIDLYRLQPEEIKQLHLQTYWEGIEVEPGITAIEWSELLPHLPSHYLQIELSINDDDTRQAKIITDVTQKR